GCATATTCAACACGGTATGATTCCAATTTTGGAATGAGTATCAAAGGTATGTATGGATTCCACTCAGGAAATGATTATGGAATAGATATGCCAGACCTGTATGGTGCCCAATTAGGACTTCACGCAAATATTCCATCGGGTTCTGTTTTCCATGAATTATCTTTCAATCTCGGCGCGCTTACAGGTTCTAAAACGTACGGAGGGGAGTTAAAATGGAAACAACAAGTATTCCCCTTCACCGCTGGATATTCTTTCAATGTCCCCTTATCTGATTCTGCCACTTTCTATTTAGGCGGCAAAATTGGTTTTCACTATTATAAACAGGAACTCTCTGGTGGAGGAGAAAAAGCTTCTGAGTCTGATTCTAGTGGAACTTACTCGGCATTAATCGGTTTCAAATTTGCTGTTGCAGAAAAAACAGACCTCGTTATTGGATATGAAATAACAAAATACTGGTCAGATGTTGACCCATACCACTTTATCACAGTTGGCTTTAGCTGGTCATTCTAATTTTCGGCGGTGAATTAACGGGCCTCCTTCCTTTCGGGGAAGGGGGCGATTCTTTGATTTGCATTGACTGGCCGTCACCTTGTTTGCAGGGTGGCGGCTTTTCATTTCCAGCACAAGCCCATCAAAACTTCAAAAGCTTCATTCTCGTTCCTATAACATTGCCTGAAACAGAATTCATCCACATATTTCTGTAGGTGTTTAAGAGAGACATGGTGAAATATCCCATGAATCCCTCTTTTCAGTAAGGCCCAAAAGCTTTCAATTCCATTAGTGTGAACCCCATTGCTTGCACTAAACATGACATTATGGTCAATCATGATGCGGGTAAGATTCTTATTGTTAGGATAATTTAGAATATTGTAGCCCTTAAACTGGTCAGTCATGACTTTGGTATTAGGTTTGCAAACCTTGCTAAGGACATTGAATAATTGTTTGCCCGTCAATTGTTTTCCTTCTTCATTCCTATTGGCGACCACGGCATGAACTTTCCCAGTTCCCCTTTCTCTGACTCCAATAACAGGAACTTTGGCCGTTCCTCTTCCTCTAGGATTTTTCGGCAAATCGTCATCATCCCCATGCTCATTCTTCTTCCGGGGTTTTCCTCCAACATAGGTTTCATCAATTTCTACAATCGCCTCAAAAGTCTCTCCTACCTCTCTTTTTGCCATTGCCCCTCTAATCTTGTGCATCATCCTCCAAGCGGTTTTATAAGAAACACCTAACTCCCTTTTCAATTGCATGGCTGAAATTCCTTTTTTAGACAAACAAACCATATTAATAGCATACAACCAATGCCTCAAAGGCATTCTTGTTTCCTCAAAAATGGTTCCCTTGAAAATAGAGAATTCCCTCTTACAGTTGTTGCAATAGGCATTGCGGCAGTTATAGTGAGCATGATAAACCTTCTCTGTTTTCCCGCAAAACGGACAGATTATTTTCCCCTTAAACCGTTTTTCAATGAGATATTTTGCCACACTTTCATCATCAGGGAATTTTTCAATAAACTCGAGGTACGTCATGTTCTACTCCTTTCTTTTTCTAGGAGTAGTGTAACAAATTAGAGAGGGATTACAAGACTAAAGTATATAGTTCCGAAAAACTTTTACGTTCCACTGATGAAAAAACAGGAGCATCTTTTGGGCGGCCACATCTTCCATCATTTTTTCCGCCCCATCTCTGCCCGGAATGGAAATCTCCAGTTCCGCTGCTCAATCCCTTCCGGAGCACGGAGGAACATTTCTCTCTGTTCCGCGCATAGACAAACGGGCAATTTCCCATTCCCTTTTTACCCGGCAAACCCAGAACGCCTCCGGAACCGCACCGCCATTTTTGTCTTGTCATTGCATTCCCCGCCGGAACATGATGCGCCCATGATCCGCCCTCCGTCCCCTTTTCAACATTCCGGGCGCATCTTTATCTTCAACGGGGCTTCCAGTTCCGGCAAAACCAGCCTGTGCAAGGCACTGCTGTCCCTGCTTCCTGCCGGCTCCGTCCTCCTTTCCGTGGATGATTTCCTGGATGCCAACGGAATGGGCGGCATGCATCTGATCCACGCCGTCCGCAAGATAGGACCGGAACTCGTCCGGTCTTTTCATGAAACCGTATTCCGGGCCTCCCTGCACGCGCCCTTCGTTTTGGTGGACCATGTGATCGGAGAATCTCCGGACTGGCCGGACGAACTCCGCCGTCAATGCGGGGAAGCAAAACTTCTCCTTGTGAAAGTCGCCTGCGACGTGGAAGAACTGGTCCGCCGGGAACATGCCCGCACGGACCGGAAAGCGGATGTCTTCCACGCCCTGCGGCAGCACACGTCCATTCATGAAGGGCTCTTTTACGACCTGGAGATAGACACCACCCGTCTTTCCCCGCAGCAGGCGGCGGCCCTGCTGGTTCCACACGCAGGCCATACAGCTTTAACAACAACGGCATGAACGACTTTTCACACGGAGGAAACCTGAAATCCCTGGCGGCGGATGCCCGGCGCCCCGAACGCGACATTCTGGACTTCAGCGTCAACCTGAGACCGGAAGGCCCCCCGGAATTCATCACGTGCGCCCTGTGGCGCGCCATGAACGGCGTCACGCCCTACCCTTCTCCGGACATGCAGGAACTGAGGGAAAAAGCCGCCTTGCACTACGGTCTGTCTCCGGAATGCTTCGTCTTCGGAAACGGGGCCAACGAGCTGATTCATGCCCTCCCCTGCGCCCTGAACCTGAAACGTGCCGTCATTCCGGAACCTGCCTTTTCCGAATACCGACTGGCCTGCCTGCGTCACGGAGTGGAAATTGACTCCGTTCCTGCCGGAGAGAAAACGTCTTTTACTCCCTCTCTGTCCGCTCTGGCGGAACGCGTCGGAACAAATCATAAAGGGGAAAAACAGGAAACTGCCGTCTTCCTGGCCAATCCCTGCAATCCGTCCGGCGGCCTGCTGGATAAAAAGGAGCTGTTTCAGACAATAAAAGAGAACCCGGGAACCGTCTGGATTCTGGACGAATCATTCATTAACTACGCGGGAGGGGAAAAATCCCTTCTTCCTGACGCAGCCACCCTTCCCAACCTTGTTATTCTGCACTCCCTGACCAAATTCTACGGCATGGCGGGTATCCGCTGCGGTTTTGCCGTGTGCTGCGCCCCTCTGGCGGAACGGCTGCGAAAAAATCTTCCCGCATGGAATGTGAACGTCTTCGCGGCGGCGGCGGTACGGGCCATCCTGAAACAGCCCTCTTCCTGGGCGGAACAGGAACGCACCCTGAACAGGGAACGCCGGAAAGACCTGTTCCACAGATTGTCCGCGCTGCCGGGAGCTGCCGTCCTGCCTTCCTGCGCCAACTTCCTTCTCTTCCGCCTTTCCGGCGCTCCTTCCGGCCTGGCTTCCCTGCTGCTGAAAAAACACGGCATTGCCGTCAGGGACTGCTCCAATTATCCGGGCCTGGAAACGGGCGGCTGGTTCCGCGCCGGAGTCCGGACTCCGGAAGAACATGAACTTCTGGAACGGGCGCTTCGCGTGGAACTGGACAAACATGCTCCCGCCATCCTGCGCAGGCCCCCCAAGTCGGCGCTGATGATCCAGGGCACCTGTTCCGATGCGGGCAAAAGCGTGCTGACGGCTGCCCTCTGCCGCATCTTCCATCAGGACGGCTTCAGCGTGGCCCCCTTCAAGGCGCAGAACATGGCCCTCAACTCCGGCGTGACCGCGCTGGGGGAGGAAATGGGCCGTGCCCAGATGGTCCAGGCCCAGGCCTGCCGGATCGATCCGGACGCCCGGATGAATCCCATCCTGCTCAAACCCCACTCCAACACGGGTTCCCAGGTCATCGTGATGGGAAAGGCGGTAGGGCACATGGAAGCCGGGGAATACTTCACGGCCAAGCGCCGGTTCTGGCCGGACGTCCGCGCCGCCTACGACTCCCTCTCGGACGAATACGACCTGGTCTGCCTGGAAGGGGCCGGAAGTCCGGGGGAAATCAACCTGAAATCCGCGGACGTGGTCAACATGAACATGGCCCGCTACGCCCGCGCTAAAGTCCTGCTCACCGGGGACATTGACCGGGGCGGCGTGTACGCCTCCTTCCTGGGCACGTGGATGACCTTCTCCCCGTGGGAAAGGGAATTGCTGGCGGGATTCGTGGTCAACAAATTCCGAGGGGATTCCTCCCTGCTTGCCCCGGCGCACCGTTACATGCAGGAACACACGGGAAAACCCGTGCTGGGAGTCATCCCCATGATACGGAACATCAACATTCCGGAAGAGGACCGGGCAGTCCTCCCCTTTGAATACGATGAAAGCTCCAAACACGCGGACTCGCTGGACGTAGCCGTCGTGATGCCCGCGCACATCTCCAACTTCACGGACTTCGCCCCGCTGGCGGCGGAACCGGACGTGCGGCTGCGGCAGGTAAGGACCGGGGACGAGTGGGGCCAGCCGGACCTGGTCATCCTGCCCGGAACCAAAAGCGTGGCGGCGGACCTGGAAAGAATGCGCCGGGCCGGACTGGACAGCCTGGTACGGAAACACGCCGGAAAAGGAAAATGGATCCTGGGCGTCTGCGGCGGCCTGCAAATGCTGGGAAAGGAAATTCTGGACCCGCATCATCAGGAATCGGCGGAGGAACGCACTCCCGGCTTGGGACTGCTGGAACTGACCACTACTTTCTCCCCCGTCAAGACCCTGCTCAATGTACGCCGCGCCCGAACGCCTCTGGCCCCGGACGCCTCCGGCTATGAAATCCACCACGGCATCACCAGCCATGAATCCCCTTGCGAACCCCTCATGTTCCGGGAAGACAGTTCTCCATGCGGTTACGGAAAGGGCCGCGTCTGGGCCACGTACCTGCACGGCTTTCTGGACGGCGACGAATTCCGGCGGGCATTCATCAACAGGGTCCGGGTGGATTCCGGCCTGCCGCCCAAACCTTCCCTGCACGTATCCCATGATGTTGACGGCGCTCTTGACCGTCTGGCGGACATCGTCCGGAAACATCTGGATGTGAACGCTATCTACCGCCTCCTGCAACTGAAACGCTGAACCATGATTCCGTGCCTCCTGCTGCTGCCCGCGGCCCTGCTGCTGGACATTCTCTTCGGGGATCCGCCCAACCGGCGGCATCCCGTCTGCCTCATCGGCTGGTGCGCGCGCCGTCTCGAACCTGCGGCGCGGCGTTTGTGGGGAGGAAGTTTCAAGGCCGGCATGCTGG
This genomic stretch from Akkermansia biwaensis harbors:
- a CDS encoding phosphotransferase-like protein — its product is MIRPPSPFQHSGRIFIFNGASSSGKTSLCKALLSLLPAGSVLLSVDDFLDANGMGGMHLIHAVRKIGPELVRSFHETVFRASLHAPFVLVDHVIGESPDWPDELRRQCGEAKLLLVKVACDVEELVRREHARTDRKADVFHALRQHTSIHEGLFYDLEIDTTRLSPQQAAALLVPHAGHTALTTTA
- a CDS encoding IS1595 family transposase; the encoded protein is MTYLEFIEKFPDDESVAKYLIEKRFKGKIICPFCGKTEKVYHAHYNCRNAYCNNCKREFSIFKGTIFEETRMPLRHWLYAINMVCLSKKGISAMQLKRELGVSYKTAWRMMHKIRGAMAKREVGETFEAIVEIDETYVGGKPRKKNEHGDDDDLPKNPRGRGTAKVPVIGVRERGTGKVHAVVANRNEEGKQLTGKQLFNVLSKVCKPNTKVMTDQFKGYNILNYPNNKNLTRIMIDHNVMFSASNGVHTNGIESFWALLKRGIHGIFHHVSLKHLQKYVDEFCFRQCYRNENEAFEVLMGLCWK
- a CDS encoding cobyric acid synthase, which encodes MNDFSHGGNLKSLAADARRPERDILDFSVNLRPEGPPEFITCALWRAMNGVTPYPSPDMQELREKAALHYGLSPECFVFGNGANELIHALPCALNLKRAVIPEPAFSEYRLACLRHGVEIDSVPAGEKTSFTPSLSALAERVGTNHKGEKQETAVFLANPCNPSGGLLDKKELFQTIKENPGTVWILDESFINYAGGEKSLLPDAATLPNLVILHSLTKFYGMAGIRCGFAVCCAPLAERLRKNLPAWNVNVFAAAAVRAILKQPSSWAEQERTLNRERRKDLFHRLSALPGAAVLPSCANFLLFRLSGAPSGLASLLLKKHGIAVRDCSNYPGLETGGWFRAGVRTPEEHELLERALRVELDKHAPAILRRPPKSALMIQGTCSDAGKSVLTAALCRIFHQDGFSVAPFKAQNMALNSGVTALGEEMGRAQMVQAQACRIDPDARMNPILLKPHSNTGSQVIVMGKAVGHMEAGEYFTAKRRFWPDVRAAYDSLSDEYDLVCLEGAGSPGEINLKSADVVNMNMARYARAKVLLTGDIDRGGVYASFLGTWMTFSPWERELLAGFVVNKFRGDSSLLAPAHRYMQEHTGKPVLGVIPMIRNINIPEEDRAVLPFEYDESSKHADSLDVAVVMPAHISNFTDFAPLAAEPDVRLRQVRTGDEWGQPDLVILPGTKSVAADLERMRRAGLDSLVRKHAGKGKWILGVCGGLQMLGKEILDPHHQESAEERTPGLGLLELTTTFSPVKTLLNVRRARTPLAPDASGYEIHHGITSHESPCEPLMFREDSSPCGYGKGRVWATYLHGFLDGDEFRRAFINRVRVDSGLPPKPSLHVSHDVDGALDRLADIVRKHLDVNAIYRLLQLKR
- a CDS encoding outer membrane beta-barrel protein, translating into MKRNLFITCALGLLSGAFSAQASNNPWEYYRMGGNYSSAYSTRYDSNFGMSIKGMYGFHSGNDYGIDMPDLYGAQLGLHANIPSGSVFHELSFNLGALTGSKTYGGELKWKQQVFPFTAGYSFNVPLSDSATFYLGGKIGFHYYKQELSGGGEKASESDSSGTYSALIGFKFAVAEKTDLVIGYEITKYWSDVDPYHFITVGFSWSF